The following proteins are co-located in the Mesotoga sp. BH458_6_3_2_1 genome:
- the gntH gene encoding guanitoxin biosynthesis MBL fold metallo-hydrolase GntH produces MLGPIGKSLSRSLILCVLVISSFVFGYATYSGFPGEIVSTFEPFLPGEQLAADQMRITFMGTSVVPRLAQQCNSIFVELGNGDSFVFDFGSGVSSNYVAVGIPPSRMDKVFLTHLHGDHVGDLITLYCFGPSQDRKTPLYLYGPSGDSPEEGTLAFAQNLMELMKWHVEAFSFLSTGLKDGRDGYDIIAKELPYMTVGGVAYEENGVRITHFPAVHDRNGSISYKLEWNGLSMVFSGDTIPNYYMIQQAKGVDVLIHEMVVPPEVWASKNSGLKPGDPGWERAVAFALSVQRNSHTSQKAFGYILRQTNPRLGIATHFQANEDTVGPAIEDIRLLYEGAVAIATDLLVINVSKSEILVRKALVSEYAWYPQPYIYPLDQMAPPKYDGPYAQFNDTLLGIIIPEETYGGEK; encoded by the coding sequence ATGTTGGGACCGATTGGAAAAAGTCTTTCAAGATCCTTGATCTTGTGTGTTTTAGTGATTTCCTCCTTCGTATTTGGATACGCAACCTACAGTGGTTTTCCAGGTGAGATTGTCAGCACGTTCGAGCCATTCCTTCCCGGTGAGCAACTGGCCGCCGATCAGATGAGAATCACGTTCATGGGAACTTCGGTCGTACCTAGACTGGCCCAGCAATGCAACAGTATCTTTGTTGAGCTGGGGAATGGGGATAGTTTCGTGTTCGATTTCGGATCGGGCGTCTCCTCGAACTATGTGGCTGTTGGCATTCCTCCGTCCAGAATGGACAAGGTCTTTCTCACTCACCTGCATGGAGATCATGTTGGTGATCTGATTACGCTCTACTGCTTCGGCCCCTCTCAAGATAGAAAGACTCCGCTCTATCTCTACGGACCCTCAGGAGACAGTCCCGAAGAGGGAACACTCGCGTTTGCGCAAAACCTTATGGAGCTCATGAAATGGCATGTCGAGGCATTCAGCTTCTTGAGTACCGGACTCAAAGACGGTAGAGACGGGTACGATATCATAGCGAAGGAACTGCCGTATATGACGGTTGGTGGAGTGGCGTACGAAGAGAACGGCGTAAGAATCACTCATTTTCCAGCCGTACATGACAGAAATGGAAGCATCAGTTACAAACTAGAATGGAACGGCCTTTCGATGGTCTTCTCGGGCGACACGATACCCAATTACTACATGATTCAACAGGCGAAGGGAGTCGATGTCCTGATCCATGAGATGGTCGTGCCCCCAGAAGTCTGGGCGAGCAAGAATTCCGGTCTGAAACCGGGCGATCCCGGCTGGGAAAGAGCCGTGGCATTCGCGCTATCCGTTCAAAGGAACTCACACACTTCGCAGAAGGCCTTCGGCTATATACTCAGACAGACGAATCCCAGGCTGGGAATCGCCACTCATTTCCAGGCCAATGAAGATACTGTGGGACCTGCGATTGAAGACATCCGGCTCTTGTACGAAGGAGCCGTCGCGATCGCTACGGATCTGCTCGTTATAAATGTCTCAAAGAGCGAGATCCTTGTGCGCAAGGCACTGGTTTCCGAATATGCCTGGTACCCTCAGCCGTATATTTATCCGCTCGATCAAATGGCTCCACCTAAATATGATGGACCGTACGCCCAGTTCAACGACACGCTCCTGGGGATTATAATTCCCGAGGAAACATACGGAGGCGAAAAGTAA
- a CDS encoding TetR/AcrR family transcriptional regulator, whose translation MENSDRKTMRHERRRQFFIKAAQELMKEGDESKLTAKSIAERAGYSASSLYDYFESLDKLLVMSVDEFMAEIGDMTEVEIEKCDRVTDCVEAAYLIFAEYFLDNPLLFRTIFLAPGSSRAKFFSNPELMPKFCEMGMKRLESLRQFDESLGLKKGSSLIIEQILTPEMFGILFMYFQGLYEVSKEEAIQMLKRNIDHVLEPFRELEEKTISSKERLGGKK comes from the coding sequence GTGGAGAATTCTGATAGAAAGACCATGCGCCACGAAAGAAGAAGACAATTCTTCATAAAGGCCGCGCAGGAACTGATGAAAGAAGGGGACGAGTCTAAGCTGACTGCAAAGTCGATAGCCGAGCGAGCTGGTTATTCCGCTTCCAGCCTTTATGATTACTTCGAGAGTCTGGACAAATTACTGGTGATGAGTGTGGATGAATTCATGGCCGAGATCGGAGACATGACGGAAGTAGAGATAGAGAAGTGTGACAGAGTAACAGACTGTGTCGAGGCTGCCTACTTGATTTTCGCGGAGTACTTTCTCGACAATCCTCTTCTCTTCAGAACTATCTTCCTGGCTCCGGGGAGTTCGAGAGCGAAGTTCTTCAGCAATCCCGAACTGATGCCTAAATTCTGCGAAATGGGTATGAAGAGGTTGGAATCATTGCGACAATTTGATGAGTCCTTGGGTTTGAAAAAGGGTAGCTCATTGATTATAGAACAGATACTAACACCTGAAATGTTCGGGATACTGTTCATGTACTTTCAGGGATTATACGAGGTTTCGAAGGAAGAAGCTATTCAAATGCTGAAAAGAAACATCGATCACGTTCTAGAACCTTTTAGAGAACTTGAAGAAAAGACTATTTCGAGCAAGGAAAGATTGGGAGGTAAGAAATGA